One segment of Acidovorax sp. DW039 DNA contains the following:
- a CDS encoding PfkB family carbohydrate kinase has translation MTVSATHQPPTVQVAIAGEALIDLIRRPDGSYLPCLGGALYNLCRALARQGVGTQYLNPLSRDRFGRELAAQLVADGVHLAQPEPVQQVTSLAVVNLNAHGHPDYAFYREGVADRAVSAHGLGAACAALPDLQVVCTGALALDARDATTYLPWLAAQRAAGHCVVVDANLRPSVMPDMAAYRRTVHAALAHAHLIKASDEDLEHLAVPGTNALERARHLLATNPQAHLLALTLGAHGAWLLHRNGVDCFAQEGQPLPVADTVGAGDSFLAGLLAHLLRQPQAAGAGSFAQCVETLSDTACQQALRHALASASLCVMEPGCVPPGWEAAVDWAHKRPARMG, from the coding sequence ATGACTGTCTCCGCCACACATCAGCCCCCCACCGTCCAGGTCGCCATCGCGGGCGAGGCGCTTATCGACCTGATCCGCCGCCCCGATGGCAGCTACCTGCCGTGCCTGGGCGGCGCGCTCTACAACCTGTGCCGCGCGCTCGCCCGCCAGGGCGTGGGCACCCAGTACCTCAACCCCTTGTCCCGCGACCGCTTTGGCCGCGAACTGGCGGCGCAGTTGGTGGCCGATGGAGTGCACCTGGCGCAGCCTGAGCCGGTGCAGCAAGTGACCTCGCTGGCCGTCGTTAATCTCAATGCCCACGGCCACCCCGACTACGCCTTCTACCGCGAAGGCGTGGCCGATCGGGCCGTATCGGCGCATGGTTTGGGCGCAGCCTGTGCCGCCTTGCCCGACCTGCAAGTGGTCTGCACGGGCGCCCTGGCACTCGATGCCCGCGATGCCACGACCTATTTGCCCTGGCTGGCGGCTCAGCGCGCCGCAGGCCACTGCGTGGTGGTCGATGCCAACCTGCGCCCTTCGGTCATGCCCGACATGGCCGCCTACCGCCGCACCGTGCACGCCGCCCTGGCCCACGCCCACCTCATCAAGGCCAGCGACGAAGACCTGGAACACCTGGCCGTGCCCGGCACCAACGCGCTAGAGCGCGCCCGCCACCTGCTGGCCACCAATCCCCAGGCCCATCTGCTGGCCCTCACACTCGGTGCCCATGGCGCATGGCTGCTGCATCGCAACGGAGTCGATTGCTTCGCCCAAGAGGGCCAGCCCTTGCCCGTGGCTGACACCGTGGGCGCAGGCGACAGCTTTCTGGCGGGCCTGCTGGCCCACCTGCTGCGCCAGCCTCAAGCAGCAGGGGCTGGCTCGTTTGCACAGTGTGTGGAGACGCTGTCAGACACCGCCTGCCAACAGGCCTTGCGCCACGCCTTGGCGAGTGCCAGCCTGTGCGTGATGGAGCCAGGGTGTGTGCCGCCGGGGTGGGAGGCTGCGGTGGATTGGGCGCACAAGCGTCCGGCTCGGATGGGGTGA
- the xylB gene encoding xylulokinase, whose amino-acid sequence MYLGIDLGTSGVKLLLLDEAHTVIATADAAVPQYRPQPTWSEQHPADWLAAVEAAVAQLRAQVPAAWAQVRGIGLSGHMHGAVVLGAQGQVLRPAILWNDGRASAECAALEQAVPTSRQITGNLAMPGFTAPKLLWLRTHEPAVFAQIRTVLLPKDWLRLQLTGTAVSDMSDASGTLWLDVQARAWSPAMLQACGLDVSHMPALAEGNAPTGTLLGDVARRWGLGEGVVVAAGAGDNAASAVGVGARTAGQGFVSLGTSGVVFRVTDAFAPATERAVHAFAHALPQRWHHMSVMLSAASAFGWVTRLTGRGDEAQLSAAVGALPSSRQAQAPLFLPYLSGERTPHNNAAATGVFMGLRAEHDAADLAYAVMEGVGFGLLDGLNAMRAAGGQGRDAEAALALVGGGARSNPWAQLLASALGTPLQRPEGAHAAAALGAARLAAMACGGDEAHWCQPLAADATFQPEPAQQALLAERYARFVALYPALQAQF is encoded by the coding sequence ATGTACCTCGGAATCGACCTAGGCACCTCCGGCGTCAAGCTCTTGCTGCTGGACGAAGCGCACACCGTCATCGCCACGGCCGATGCCGCCGTGCCCCAGTATCGCCCTCAACCCACCTGGAGCGAGCAGCACCCGGCAGACTGGCTGGCCGCAGTCGAAGCCGCTGTGGCCCAGCTGCGCGCACAGGTGCCCGCCGCTTGGGCCCAAGTGCGCGGCATCGGCTTGTCGGGTCACATGCACGGCGCCGTGGTGCTGGGGGCGCAGGGCCAGGTGCTGCGCCCCGCCATCTTGTGGAATGACGGCCGCGCCAGTGCTGAATGTGCGGCGCTGGAGCAGGCCGTGCCCACCTCGCGCCAGATCACCGGCAACCTCGCCATGCCCGGCTTCACCGCCCCCAAGCTGCTGTGGCTGCGCACGCATGAGCCCGCCGTGTTTGCCCAAATCCGCACCGTGCTGCTGCCCAAAGACTGGCTGCGCCTGCAGCTCACGGGCACGGCGGTTAGCGACATGTCTGATGCATCCGGCACCCTGTGGCTGGACGTACAGGCCCGCGCCTGGAGCCCGGCCATGCTGCAGGCCTGCGGGCTGGATGTGTCGCACATGCCCGCCCTGGCCGAAGGCAATGCCCCCACCGGCACGCTGCTGGGCGACGTAGCCCGCCGCTGGGGGTTGGGCGAAGGGGTGGTCGTGGCCGCAGGCGCGGGCGACAACGCCGCCAGCGCCGTGGGCGTGGGCGCGCGCACTGCCGGGCAGGGCTTTGTGTCGCTGGGTACCTCGGGTGTGGTGTTTCGGGTGACCGATGCCTTTGCCCCCGCCACCGAGCGTGCCGTGCACGCCTTTGCCCATGCGCTGCCGCAGCGCTGGCATCACATGTCCGTCATGCTCAGCGCGGCCAGTGCCTTTGGCTGGGTCACCCGCCTGACTGGCCGGGGCGACGAGGCCCAGCTGTCCGCCGCCGTCGGGGCTTTGCCCAGCAGCCGTCAGGCTCAGGCCCCGCTGTTTTTGCCCTACCTGAGTGGTGAACGCACCCCGCACAACAACGCGGCGGCCACTGGCGTTTTCATGGGCCTGCGGGCTGAGCACGACGCGGCCGACCTGGCCTATGCCGTCATGGAAGGCGTGGGCTTTGGTTTGCTCGATGGCCTCAACGCCATGCGCGCAGCAGGCGGGCAGGGGCGCGATGCCGAGGCCGCCCTCGCCCTGGTCGGCGGTGGCGCGCGCAGCAACCCCTGGGCCCAGCTGCTGGCCAGCGCCCTGGGCACGCCGCTACAGCGCCCCGAGGGCGCCCACGCCGCTGCCGCGCTGGGCGCAGCCCGCCTGGCCGCCATGGCCTGCGGCGGCGACGAAGCCCATTGGTGCCAACCCCTGGCAGCCGATGCCACGTTCCAACCCGAGCCCGCCCAGCAAGCCCTGCTGGCCGAGCGTTATGCCCGCTTTGTGGCGCTGTATCCGGCGCTGCAAGCGCAGTTCTGA
- a CDS encoding AraC family transcriptional regulator, translated as MSSLHALPRQTKPELEHAYSRSPELGYEPPETAGFIRCLSHGFPTPLARWHYHDEYELHLITASSGKVFVGDWIGQFAPGQLVLTGPRLPHNWISMDVPEAGYPERDLVVQFPHQPLVDASEGIPELREVLPLLERARHGIEFFGMQAQATEHWQRIKSTQGLARFAAFCEWMGELARCTDYRLLSSAQLQSEDSDTQLAQINAIVSRITDHLAEPLSAADLAQELDMTESRFSRFFRRATGNTFTDFVNLVRVNRACQLLMETDRYITHIAYDVGFNNMANFNRRFLDIKGMTPSEYRKQGAGRFGKV; from the coding sequence ATGTCCTCGCTTCATGCACTGCCGCGCCAGACCAAGCCCGAGCTGGAGCATGCCTACTCCCGCTCGCCCGAGCTGGGCTACGAGCCACCAGAGACGGCGGGCTTTATCCGCTGCCTGTCGCACGGCTTTCCCACGCCGCTGGCGCGCTGGCACTACCACGACGAGTACGAACTGCACCTCATCACCGCCTCATCGGGCAAGGTGTTTGTGGGCGACTGGATCGGCCAGTTCGCTCCCGGCCAACTGGTGCTGACCGGCCCGCGCCTGCCGCACAACTGGATCAGCATGGACGTGCCCGAGGCGGGCTACCCCGAGCGCGACCTAGTGGTGCAGTTTCCGCACCAGCCGCTGGTCGATGCCAGCGAGGGCATTCCTGAGCTGCGCGAAGTGCTGCCCCTGCTGGAGCGTGCCCGCCACGGCATCGAGTTTTTCGGAATGCAGGCCCAGGCCACCGAGCACTGGCAACGCATCAAGTCCACCCAGGGCCTGGCACGCTTTGCCGCGTTTTGCGAATGGATGGGCGAGCTGGCTCGCTGCACGGACTACCGGTTGCTGTCCAGCGCCCAGCTGCAAAGCGAGGACAGCGATACCCAGCTCGCGCAGATCAACGCCATCGTCAGCCGCATCACCGACCACCTGGCCGAGCCGCTGTCCGCAGCCGATCTGGCCCAAGAGCTGGACATGACCGAGAGCCGCTTCTCCCGCTTCTTTCGCCGTGCCACGGGCAACACCTTCACCGACTTTGTGAACCTGGTGCGCGTGAACCGCGCCTGTCAGCTGCTGATGGAGACCGACCGCTACATCACCCACATCGCCTACGACGTGGGCTTCAACAACATGGCCAACTTCAACCGCCGCTTTCTGGACATCAAGGGCATGACGCCCAGCGAATACCGCAAGCAGGGGGCAGGGCGGTTTGGCAAGGTGTGA
- the dalD gene encoding D-arabinitol 4-dehydrogenase, producing the protein MTTAQDTLTILHLGLGSFHRAHQALYLHQLHQLGDTRWVLAGGNLRPDMQDTIAALQAQGGAYTLETVTAQGERSYTWVESIRTVVPYTPDLAGLIAIAAQPGTRIISFTVTEAGYYLDSRHQLDWASAPDLQADLQALREGRAGSTIYGALTTLLRARRQAGAGAVTLLNCDNLRHNGDRSRSGLLQFVQALGDTELAAWIEAHTTSPNAMVDRITPRPTPDVAARVQAATGRTDPAALMGESFIQWVIEDRFANGRPAWERVGVELVESVAPYEEAKIRLLNATHSCIAWAGTLVGYRFIHEGTHDAAIRQLAFDYVTQDTIPVLQPSPIDLAAYRDVVLERFGNPAIEDTNQRVAMDGYSKIPGFIAPTIRERLARSEGIAAVAVLPALFLAYLQRWHAGRIPYTYQDQAMDPAAAHAICEAADPVAAFAADKVLWGELAGDARLVQALRAASAQVADFVARHPRTAAQGSAAAQ; encoded by the coding sequence ATGACCACCGCACAAGACACGCTCACCATCCTGCACCTCGGGCTGGGCTCCTTCCACCGCGCGCACCAGGCGCTGTACCTGCACCAGTTGCACCAGCTGGGCGACACCCGCTGGGTGCTGGCCGGTGGCAACCTGCGCCCCGACATGCAAGACACCATTGCCGCCCTGCAAGCCCAGGGCGGCGCCTACACGCTGGAGACGGTGACCGCCCAGGGCGAGCGCAGCTACACCTGGGTCGAGTCCATCCGCACCGTGGTGCCCTACACGCCCGATCTGGCGGGGCTCATTGCCATTGCCGCGCAGCCCGGCACGCGCATCATTTCCTTCACCGTGACCGAGGCGGGCTACTACCTCGACAGCCGCCACCAGCTCGACTGGGCCAGCGCGCCCGATCTGCAGGCCGACCTGCAAGCCCTGCGCGAAGGCCGCGCTGGCAGCACCATCTACGGCGCCCTCACCACCTTGCTGCGCGCGCGCAGGCAGGCCGGTGCCGGGGCTGTGACGCTGCTGAACTGCGACAACCTGCGCCACAACGGCGACCGCTCGCGCAGCGGCTTGCTGCAGTTTGTGCAGGCGCTGGGCGATACCGAACTGGCCGCCTGGATCGAAGCCCACACCACCAGCCCCAACGCCATGGTGGACCGCATCACCCCCAGGCCCACGCCCGATGTGGCGGCGCGCGTGCAGGCCGCCACCGGCCGCACCGACCCCGCCGCGCTGATGGGCGAGAGCTTTATCCAGTGGGTCATTGAAGACCGCTTTGCCAACGGCCGCCCCGCATGGGAGCGCGTGGGTGTGGAGCTGGTCGAGTCCGTTGCGCCTTATGAAGAGGCCAAGATCCGCCTGCTCAACGCCACGCACAGCTGCATTGCCTGGGCGGGCACGCTGGTGGGCTACCGCTTCATCCATGAAGGCACGCACGACGCCGCCATTCGCCAACTGGCGTTTGACTACGTGACGCAAGACACCATCCCCGTGCTGCAGCCCAGCCCCATCGATCTGGCGGCCTACCGCGACGTGGTGCTGGAGCGCTTTGGCAACCCCGCCATTGAAGACACCAACCAGCGCGTGGCCATGGATGGCTACAGCAAGATCCCTGGCTTCATCGCGCCCACCATCCGCGAAAGACTGGCACGCAGCGAGGGCATTGCCGCCGTGGCCGTGTTGCCTGCACTGTTCCTGGCCTACCTGCAGCGCTGGCATGCGGGGCGCATTCCGTACACCTACCAGGACCAGGCCATGGACCCGGCCGCCGCCCATGCCATCTGCGAGGCCGCTGACCCCGTGGCCGCGTTTGCAGCCGATAAGGTGCTGTGGGGCGAGCTGGCGGGCGATGCGCGCCTGGTGCAGGCCCTGCGCGCTGCCAGCGCCCAGGTGGCGGATTTTGTGGCCCGGCACCCGCGCACCGCAGCGCAGGGCAGCGCCGCCGCACAATAA
- a CDS encoding ABC transporter ATP-binding protein: protein MAYLQLRGIEKFFGEHRAIKGIDLTINQGEFIVFVGPSGCGKSTLLRLIAGLESIDGGTLMLDERDITDQPSSKRDLAMVFQSYALYPHMSVYENMSFALKLAKVDKQVIDEKVQNAARILNLTQYLQRTPKELSGGQRQRVAIGRAIVRAPKVFLFDEPLSNLDAALRGQTRVEIAKLHRDLGATTIYVTHDQVEAMTLADKVVVLRDGQIEQVGTPLELYDRPANQFVAQFIGTPQMNVVPLAQLPAAVQQLAPAKAAGGSIGLRPEAVTVQPKGQGAITGQVELVEALGAETLLYVRTAEGAQLVARLNERTLLLPGDAVSLNAATEQAHWFDNAGRVVLAPAQANAR, encoded by the coding sequence GTGGCCTACCTTCAACTGCGCGGCATCGAAAAATTCTTTGGCGAACACCGCGCCATCAAAGGCATCGACCTCACCATCAACCAGGGCGAGTTCATCGTCTTCGTCGGCCCTTCGGGCTGCGGCAAATCCACGCTGCTGCGCCTGATCGCGGGGCTGGAGAGCATCGACGGCGGCACGTTGATGCTCGACGAGCGCGACATCACCGACCAGCCGTCGAGCAAGCGCGACCTGGCCATGGTGTTCCAGAGCTACGCGCTGTACCCCCACATGAGCGTGTACGAGAACATGAGCTTTGCGCTCAAGCTCGCCAAGGTGGACAAGCAGGTCATCGACGAAAAAGTGCAGAACGCCGCGCGCATTCTCAACCTCACGCAGTACCTGCAGCGCACCCCCAAAGAGCTGTCAGGCGGCCAGCGCCAGCGCGTGGCCATTGGCCGCGCCATCGTGCGTGCACCCAAGGTGTTTCTGTTTGACGAGCCCTTGTCCAACCTCGACGCCGCCCTGCGCGGCCAGACCCGTGTGGAGATCGCCAAGCTGCACCGCGACCTGGGCGCCACCACCATCTACGTCACGCACGACCAGGTTGAAGCCATGACGCTGGCCGACAAAGTGGTGGTGCTGCGCGATGGGCAGATCGAGCAGGTGGGCACCCCGCTGGAGCTGTACGACCGGCCTGCCAACCAGTTTGTGGCCCAGTTCATCGGCACCCCGCAGATGAACGTGGTGCCCCTGGCGCAGCTGCCTGCGGCGGTGCAGCAACTCGCGCCTGCCAAGGCTGCGGGGGGCTCCATCGGCCTGCGGCCCGAGGCCGTAACGGTGCAGCCCAAAGGGCAGGGCGCCATCACCGGCCAGGTGGAGCTGGTGGAAGCCCTGGGGGCCGAAACGCTGCTGTATGTGCGCACCGCCGAAGGCGCGCAGCTGGTGGCTCGCCTCAATGAGCGCACGCTGCTGCTGCCGGGCGATGCGGTGTCGCTCAACGCTGCCACCGAGCAGGCCCACTGGTTTGACAACGCTGGCCGCGTGGTGCTGGCCCCGGCCCAAGCCAACGCGCGTTGA
- a CDS encoding carbohydrate ABC transporter permease, which produces MTTRRRSKFPLGLLALRTAVAWAVALLLVFPLAWLFLTAFKTELQAIAVPPLFVFTPTLENFHEVQERSDYLLYAKNSVITSVLSTVLGLMLAAPAAYAMAFFKGKYTKDILMWMLSTKMMPAVGALVPIYVLAQKSHLLDTQLALIIVFALSNLPIMVWMLYSHFKDIPREILEAARMDGATLWQEVRLVLLPLGMGGLASTGLLCLVLSWNEAFWSLNLSAAKAGTLATLIASYSSPEGLFWAKLSAASLMAIAPIVVFGWFSQKQLVQGLTFGAVK; this is translated from the coding sequence ATGACTACCCGACGCCGTTCCAAATTCCCGCTGGGCCTGCTGGCCCTGCGCACTGCTGTGGCCTGGGCCGTGGCCCTGCTGCTGGTGTTTCCGCTGGCCTGGCTGTTTCTCACCGCGTTCAAGACCGAGCTGCAGGCCATTGCGGTGCCGCCGCTGTTTGTCTTCACGCCCACGCTGGAGAACTTCCACGAGGTGCAAGAGCGCAGCGACTACCTGCTGTACGCCAAGAACTCGGTCATCACCAGCGTGCTGTCCACCGTGCTAGGGCTCATGCTCGCCGCACCCGCTGCGTATGCCATGGCCTTCTTCAAGGGCAAGTACACCAAAGACATCCTGATGTGGATGCTTTCGACCAAGATGATGCCCGCCGTGGGCGCGCTGGTGCCCATCTACGTGCTGGCGCAAAAGAGCCACCTGCTCGATACGCAGCTTGCGCTGATCATCGTGTTCGCGCTGTCCAACCTGCCCATCATGGTCTGGATGCTGTACTCGCACTTCAAGGACATCCCACGCGAGATCCTGGAGGCCGCGCGCATGGACGGTGCCACGCTGTGGCAAGAGGTGCGCCTGGTGCTGCTGCCGCTGGGCATGGGCGGCCTGGCATCCACCGGCCTCTTGTGCCTGGTCCTGTCGTGGAACGAAGCCTTCTGGAGCCTGAACCTGAGCGCCGCCAAGGCGGGCACGCTGGCCACGCTCATCGCCTCGTACTCCAGCCCCGAGGGCCTGTTCTGGGCCAAATTGTCTGCCGCGTCGCTCATGGCGATTGCGCCCATCGTGGTGTTTGGCTGGTTCAGCCAGAAGCAGCTCGTGCAGGGCCTCACGTTCGGCGCCGTGAAATGA
- a CDS encoding sugar ABC transporter permease, with translation MNRLLPRLLLTPAMATLFLWMIVPLVMTIYFSLIRYNLMQPDQSGFAGLENFEFFVTDPSFGTAVLNTVWLLGSVILITVVVGIAIALLINDPFPGRGIVRVLLISPFFVMPTVNALMWKNMMMNPIYGVLAQVWMFFGSQPVDWLTDFPLFSVIVMVSWQWLPFATLIFMTSLQSMNHEQLEAARMDGATYLQQLRYLYLPHLGRSVAVVVMIELIFLLSIFAEIYTTTGGGPGDASTNVTFLIFKQALLNFDAGVASAGALFAVVLANIAAVFLIRMVGKNLDK, from the coding sequence ATGAACCGCCTGCTCCCCCGCCTGCTGCTCACGCCAGCCATGGCCACGCTCTTCCTGTGGATGATCGTGCCGCTGGTGATGACGATCTACTTCTCGCTCATCCGCTACAACCTCATGCAGCCCGACCAGTCGGGCTTTGCGGGGCTGGAGAACTTTGAGTTCTTCGTCACCGACCCGTCGTTTGGCACTGCGGTGCTCAACACCGTGTGGTTGCTGGGCAGCGTGATCCTGATCACGGTGGTGGTGGGCATTGCGATTGCGTTGCTCATCAACGACCCGTTTCCGGGGCGCGGCATCGTGCGGGTGTTGCTGATTTCGCCGTTCTTCGTCATGCCCACCGTGAACGCGCTGATGTGGAAGAACATGATGATGAACCCCATCTACGGCGTGCTGGCGCAGGTGTGGATGTTCTTTGGCTCGCAGCCGGTGGACTGGCTCACCGACTTTCCGCTGTTCTCCGTCATCGTCATGGTGTCGTGGCAATGGCTGCCGTTTGCCACGCTGATCTTCATGACCTCGCTGCAGAGCATGAACCACGAGCAGCTCGAAGCCGCCCGCATGGACGGCGCCACCTACCTGCAGCAGTTGCGTTACCTGTACTTGCCGCACCTGGGCCGCTCGGTGGCGGTGGTCGTGATGATCGAGCTGATCTTTTTGCTCAGCATCTTTGCCGAGATCTACACCACCACGGGCGGAGGCCCGGGTGATGCGAGCACCAACGTCACCTTCCTCATCTTCAAGCAGGCACTGCTCAACTTCGACGCCGGTGTGGCCTCGGCCGGGGCACTGTTTGCCGTGGTGCTGGCCAACATTGCGGCGGTGTTCTTGATCCGCATGGTCGGTAAAAACCTCGACAAGTAG